The nucleotide window cgatgctgtgcccgcagatccaaACTGACCTTCTTGGCCCTGTGGAAAGACCAAATGAACAACCACCACGTCAGTGCCCGGTCGCCCACTGCGGGCGGATGTAAGAGTGAAAGGCCCGGGACCGCCAGCACCCCACGGCCATGATGGCCTTGTCCGGCAACCCGAGGTTGGCTGCCTCCGTGGCGGCTCCAAtgcggaaggaatgggtgccgaactCGGAGGGGGGGAACCCCGCCGACCCCAGGCAGGCCCGCAGGAGGGACGCGAACTGATAGCGGGTGAGGGGAGAGAGATCCCCGTGGATGAGGAAAGGGCCCTGCCGGGAGGGACGGACACGCAAGTAGGCCCCCACCGCCCGCACTGGGCACACCGGCCCCTGCCGGGAGGCCCGTAGGCAAATGGCGGCCCCTTTCCCGCGTTGGTCTGTTTTGGAATGGCGGATAGTAATGAGCACCTGTCGGGGGGACCAGGCCACGTCTGTGAAAGACAGTGCCCTGCCGTTCGTGTCCGCCCGAGAACCCGCCACCAGCTCGCTCACTCTGagggccccgaagaaggccaagGAGAAAGCGGTGCGGAATAGCTGCACCTCGAAGGAGGACCAGCAAAGGTCAGGTAGCACCCTTAAGATGCGGCGCAGGATGGATAGGGAAATGGGCCGCCTCCTgtctggaaggggagggaccagcctggcccagccctcTATGGCCCTGCGAGGGATGAAACCGCAGCATGGGTCAGGGAAACCTAGCGCTTTGCAGAAGAAGGACACAGCCGCCAAGTCATGCCGCATGGAGCGGGGGGCCCGCCCCAGGGCCCGCAGATGAGCCAGGTACCGCAGCACCTCCTCCTGAGAGGGGGGCCGAAACGCCCCGGCCCCCGCCCCCCACGTGAAGCCCCGAAAACGCTCAACCGCTGCCGCGTAGGACTTGAGCGTGGTAGGGGCCACAGAAGCgagtactccctgcatcacgaTATCTCTCCAGCCCGCCATAGCTCCTCCGGAAATGGGTCGGGGGTACGTTGAGCCTCTGGAGCCAGcgcaaagaacctctccatctggaatcgagacaatGCGTCTGCCAGGCCGTTGTCCACACCTGCTACGTGCCGGGCCGAGAAGGTAACGTTAGCTGCCAGACAAACCAGGACGAAACGGCGAACCAGctgcatgacccgctcagagcgagaggactgcttatTGATGACCCGGACGgtggcctggttgtcgcaccagaacacCACCCGCCGATCCCGTAGGACCTCTCCCCAGATGGAGACGGccaccaggatgggaaaaaactcgAGGAATGTGAGATCCCGCAAGACCCCTGACCCCTCCCATGAGGATGGCCAGCGCTGGGCGCACCAGCGGCCCCTGAAGTATACCCCGAAACCCAGGCTGCCAGCAGCATCGGAGTGGACCTGGAGCGCGGTCCCCAGGTCGAGGGGATCCTGCCAGAGGGAAACCCCATTAAACGTGGACAAGAAACGCAGCCAGACCTCCAAGTCTGCCTTGATCCCCTTGGTGAGGcgaatgtggtggtggggggcgacCACCCCCCGGCAAGCCCCGGAGAGCCGCGcacagaaggcccgccccggggacACTACCCTGCAAGCAAAATTGAGGTGACCGATAATAGACTGAAGCTCCCTAAGGGTGCATTTCTCCCGGGCCAGCGTCCCCGCGATCAGCTCCTGAAGGCGCCTGAGCTTGTCCGAAGGAAGCCGTGACAGCCCCGCCGCCAAGTCCAGCTCAATGCCCAAGTAGGTGAGGCGGGACGCcgggccctccgtcttttccgGGGCGAGGGGGACCCCCAACTCCGCCGCCATCGCCTGAAAGGTACACAGCCGCTCGGCGCATGCCGCGTTGTTAGGCGGAGCCACGATCATAAAGTCATCGAGATAATGCGTGATAAAGGGGGCCCCCATGCGCTCcttggcagcccattccaggaatgtgctgaaggtctcAAAGGCTGAGCAGGCTACGGAACATCCCatcggcatggccttgtccacgtacCACATGCCCTGGAATTTAAACCCTAACAGGCACTGGTCGTCAGGGTGGACCGGTAGCAAGCGGAACGCTGACTGGACGTCGCATTTTGCCATAAGGGCACCCCGCCCGCAGGCCCTGACTAACCTGACCGCATGGTCGAAAGATGCATACCTGACTGAGCAGAGCTCTGGCGGGATGGCCTCATTTACCGAGGAGCCCCGCGGGTAGGAGAGGTGGTGTATGAGGCGGTACTCACCCGGGGttttcttgggcaccacccccagagGGGAAACCCTGAGGTTAGGCAAGGGGGGGCTGGGAAAAGGACCTGCCACCCGGCCCGCCGCGACCTCTTTGGCAATTTTTGCAGCCACCACGTGGGGCAGCTCCCTGGCCGATTTTAGATTGCCCGCAGAGGTAGCCACCCGGGGGCCCAAGGAGGGGATGCGGAACCCACGCGCAAAGCCCTCCCTCAGAAAATTGGCGGCCTGTCTATTGGGGTATCGCGCCAACAGGGGAATCAAGGCCCACAGCCTGATAGGTGTGCGGGCAAGGCCGGGAAGCTCGCACGAGGGGCTAGTTCCCACCGCCGGCAGGTTGGGAGGCTGCAGTTCCGGACCCTCCTTCCCTGCGAGCGTTGCTCCCGGAGGGCCGGCCACCTCGAAAGGGCTGGGCCGCGGCGGACCCATGCGGGCAGGCGGGGCGGGCGTGGGCGCCCCCACAGGCATCGCAGTTGTGCTCGAAATGGCACCTAGGCCGCTGGCATCTCCCTTGGTTGTATTCCCAGCATAGGCCCCTCCCCCTGTCCCTGCGAGGGGG belongs to Eublepharis macularius isolate TG4126 chromosome 13, MPM_Emac_v1.0, whole genome shotgun sequence and includes:
- the LOC129340934 gene encoding integrase/recombinase xerD homolog — its product is MQGVLASVAPTTLKSYAAAVERFRGFTWGAGAGAFRPPSQEEVLRYLAHLRALGRAPRSMRHDLAAVSFFCKALGFPDPCCGFIPRRAIEGWARLVPPLPDRRRPISLSILRRILRVLPDLCWSSFEVQLFRTAFSLAFFGALRVSELVAGSRADTNGRALSFTDVAWSPRQVLITIRHSKTDQRGKGAAICLRASRQGPVCPVRAVGAYLRVRPSRQGPFLIHGDLSPLTRYQFASLLRACLGSAGFPPSEFGTHSFRIGAATEAANLGLPDKAIMAVGCWRSRAFHSYIRPQWATGH